In the Mastacembelus armatus chromosome 16, fMasArm1.2, whole genome shotgun sequence genome, gacAAGATGTGAGCAGAGCTGTTCTAAGCTTTGGTGTGTCCACTTGAAGACAAAGTGATGAGGCCTTTAGCTGGTACCTGGCAGGAGTCCTTGCCTCCCTCAAGGAATCCAGCACAGAACATGTTGGAGGTGATCTCTCCAGGGTAGGCGTTCTTGCAGCTGCTGTCGCTCAGGATGGGGGCATCCAGGCACATCAGACGATCAGGGTAGTTACCTAGACAGGAAGAGTAACAAGTTATTGTTCATGCCCTCACTTCTAACAAGTTGTATTCCTGACAGGTTTGCAGTGTGTCACTGACTTCCAGAGCCGCTGGTGTTGCCCCAGCCAGAGATCAGACAGGTGGTGCCTGCGCTGGCACAGCTGGAGGGCAGGGACACGGTTTTGACGTAGCTGTTCAGAGTGGCAGGTCTGCTCAGCTTGATCAGCATGATGTCATTGTCCAGGTTGCGGCTGTTGTAGTTGGGGTGACGGATGACCATAGAAGAGCTGATGAACTGCTCTGTGCCCTCGTTGACAGCAATGTTGTGCTCACCAAGACGAACCTCGATGcggctgcagagagaaaacgAATTAAATGTCACCTGTGATTCATCCTGTAGTTGCTGTTCCTGGTTAGTCGAGTGttgggagaaaaaaatgatgatCTGATGTATCAGACACTGGCCAGTTTGACAGAAGGAGCCAGTTGAATGTCTGCACTTACGACTTGTAGCAGTGAGCAGCAGAAACCACCCAGCTGCTGGAGATCAGGGAGCCTCCACAGAAGTGGTAGCCAGCGTTCAGAGAGACCTGGTAGGCCACTGAGTTCTTTCTGCACTCGTAGCCTCCGACAATCTTGTCGTCATCGTCCTCGATGGGAGCGGCATCTGAATGAAGCAGAGAATTTAGCAGGAATTATGTGCTGCAGGGCAGAAAAGAAATCCTAAAGTAAATAACTACTCGAAATGACTAAGAAATATGTGAAAGTGAGGTTCATTTAGTCTCAATACTCACATGCCGCTGCGAACAGGGCCAGAAGAATGAGAGCCTTCATGGTGGTTTGTGTCTGCATGTCGGCTCAGCTGCACCACAGCCCTTTTTAAACCCAGTCCTTCCCTCCAGTATCTGATTGGCCAAGGACACGTAGCACGTTCTAATTTTTACTCTTATCTTCTTGACTAAAGCGTGTGAAAAGACATCTGGAAGATGGGGGGTAGCCATGCCCTCTGTGTGATAACACCACAACATATACTGTACGCATGAGCCATTAAATATAGGTGGCCTGTGTTCATGCATTTAACAAGAGATATACTTCACTGAGGCTGGTGCcttctgttttttgtcattcaaagtattttttgtcacatttttcattatgttttcttcATAATTAATTGCCAGTTATAGTCAGCTGTAATAGATGTCCCTTATTTCTGAACTGTAGTTTTCAGACCGACGTGGTACATCAGTGATTTGTACTATATTGTTTCTCTTCTGAATAACCTCAATACAAGTTATTTCTATTCAAATGGAGAATTCTTGACTGTCTTTTGATAGTTAACAACAAACTGAGTCAGAATACAAGATGTCATCAATACAGTAGCAAACTAATTTGGAGAATCACTGTGGTTTCAAAGCTAAAAGTTCAATTCCTAACCGGCCTCTGTGATTACATGTTCCTTTCAGTAAAACTGAGTAGAGCGGCATTTGGGTCGTACACAGGAAATGAAGCAGTGTTCACCTACCCAAGACAAACTGCCTCAATATGTTCCTCAACCCATCACATaggtaaaatggaaaataccAAACTAAACCAtaagtatattttaatttattggCAATGGATTTGATGACTTTGGTCAGGGTGGCACGATGGAGAAGTGGTTAACACTGTCACTTTTCATCAGGAAGGTTTTGGGTTCAggcagtttgcatgttcttccttcATCTGCTTGGGTTTTCACCGGGtgctccagctccagcttcctcccacagtccaaagacaggCAGGGTAGGGTGACTGGTGACGCTAAGCTGCCTGTGGGTGTCAATGTCAGGTTGACTGTTTGTGTCTAAGTGCTGGCCCTGTGAGAGACTGGCGATCCGCTCAGGGTCTACCCgcctctcgcccagtgtcaACTGGGATTGGTTCTAGCgagcccccccaccccctctaTGTTCTGTAGTTCTCTACAGGATAAAcagtgtagataatggatgtatggatggatggactttggTCACAAAACTAAATTGTTCTCTAAAATTATAGaattatttttctgattttgcCCCTTCACATTTAAAGTGTGTGTCAGACGTAGTAATCCaacaaaatatatgaaaataccacatcaacattttcagttatagttttttttaaagatatttataGTGAATGTGTTT is a window encoding:
- the LOC113122277 gene encoding trypsin-3-like codes for the protein MQTQTTMKALILLALFAAAYAAPIEDDDDKIVGGYECRKNSVAYQVSLNAGYHFCGGSLISSSWVVSAAHCYKSRIEVRLGEHNIAVNEGTEQFISSSMVIRHPNYNSRNLDNDIMLIKLSRPATLNSYVKTVSLPSSCASAGTTCLISGWGNTSGSGSNYPDRLMCLDAPILSDSSCKNAYPGEITSNMFCAGFLEGGKDSCQGDSGGPVVCNGQLQGVVSWGYGCAQRNKPGVYTKVCNFNTWIRSTMSNN